In the Anoplopoma fimbria isolate UVic2021 breed Golden Eagle Sablefish chromosome 7, Afim_UVic_2022, whole genome shotgun sequence genome, one interval contains:
- the LOC129093689 gene encoding rano class II histocompatibility antigen, B alpha chain-like — MYALDGEVIWFADFKHKTGVEPQPSFMDHTSYVEGTYEQAVANVEICKQNLKNHVKPFKDFPLERDPPSSPVIYTRDNAELGEKNTLICHVTGFFPAPVMFSWTKNQQNVTEGSRTNVPFINKDGTYNQFSSLEFIPQLGDIYGCTVKHLALDQPLTRFWDVEVTPPSVGPAVFCGVGLTVGLLGVAAGTFFLIKGNECS, encoded by the exons ATGTACGCTCTGGATGGTGAAGTGATTTGGTTCGCTGACTTCAAACACAAGACAGGAGTCGAACCTCAGCCCAGTTTCATGGATCATACTAGTTATGTAGAAGGAACTTATGAACAAGCTGTGGCTAATGTAGAGATCTGCAAACAGAACCTGAAAAATCATGTTAAACCCTTCAAGGACTTCCCACTGGAACGAG ATCCTCCTTCCAGTCCGGTGATCTACACCAGAGACAACGCAGAACTGGGAGAGAAGAACACCCTCATCTGTCATGTGACTGGTTTCTTTCCTGCTCCTGTGATGTTCTCCTGGACCAAGAACCAGCAGAACGTCACTGAAGGAAGCAGAACCAACGTTCCCTTCATCAACAAAGACGGAACCTACAACCAGTTCTCCTCACTGGAGTTCATCCCACAGCTGGGAGACATCTACGGCTGTACGGTGAAACATCTGGCCCTGGACCAGCCGCTGACCAGGTTCTGGG ATGTGGAGGTGACTCCGCCCAGCGTTGGACCTGCTGTGTTCTGTGGAGTCGGTCTCACTGTCGGCCTCCTCGGCGTTGCTGCTGGAACCTTCTTCCTCATCAAAGGAAACGAGTGCAGCTGA